The DNA segment GTGGGAAGCGCGAGCGGCCGTCGCCGCCCTCGCCGTCGCGGGGCTGCTCCTCGCGCTTCGCCCGCCCGCGACCATGCTCGCGATCGCGACCGAGGCCTTCGCCGGGTTCGCCGTGCTGTTCCCCGTGGTCGTGGCGGCGCTCTACTGGAGGCGCGTGTCCGCGCGCGCCGCCGTCGCGTCCATCGCGGCGGGGGAGGCCGCCGTCATCGCATACCACTTCAAGGTGCTCCCGACGTTCGGGCTGCTCCCGGCCGTCCCGGCGACCGCGGTCGCGGCGGCCGTGCTCGTGATCGCGGGGCTCGCCGCCCCCTCGCGCCGGGAGCCGCCGGACGCGTTCGTCCGCCACGCCCGGTTCGGCATCGGACGGCGCGCGGCGGTCGCGTGGGCGGCGATCTTCGCGGCCTTCTGCGTGCTCTCGACCGACTGGTGGCGCTTCGACGGAAGAAGCCCCGCGATGGTCGCGGGGCTTCCCGAGTGGGTCCTCCAGTTCATCGTGGTCGGGTTCGTGCTCGCCGTCGCGCTGGCCGCGTTCGGGAGGCGGGCGGCCGCGGGCCGGCGGCCCGCAGGCCCTACACCTCCGGCGGGATGACCTCGGCCCATGACACGATCATCATGTCGCCGGTGAGAGGGAAGAACGGAGGGAAGAGCCTGAGCATCCGCGGATCGTAGTGCCAGTTGCGGTCGTAGCCGCTTCGCGCGACGCCCTGAACCCATGTTCCGACGCGCCACGCCTGGTCGGCGATGATGCCGCCCCAGATGGTGAGCGTGCCGCGGGCGGGCGGGTTGTTCCAGCCCTCGACCTGGAACCGTCTGTTGAGCGACATGAAGATGCCGTGGAGCTCGCAGTCGGTCCCGTTCGGGACCGTGTCCTTGATGTAGATGTCCTCGACAGCCACGAGTCCGAGGAGGTCGTCGCATCCGGGGTCGGGTCCCTGGCCGGGCGTGGAGGCCGCGAAGAGGAGGTCGTCCGTGATCCAGATCTCCTTCGAGCAACCGAGGGTGAGCTGTCCGTCGATCGTGCCCTGGATCCAGACAGGGGAGTCGAACCAGGCGGCACCGTTGAGGTTCCTGAGCAGCACGTCGGTCCATCCCGAGAAGGTGCCGCCCGAGTAGCTCCGGTAGCTCAGGGTTCCCGCGGCTCCCCCCCTGCCCAGCACGACCTCACAGTAGCTGCTGTTGCCCGGCAGCGAGGGGCGGTGGAGGCCGCCGTTCATGGCCTCCGCGCGCAGGGTCTGGTTGAGAGCGTTGTAGTTGGGAAGCGGCACCTGCGGAACGCCGATCTGGTAGCCCGCCGTGAACGTCGGGTTGCTGTTCGGCGCCTCGATGTAGCTGCCTGAGGCCGTGACGCGGGCCCCGAACCACGGATCGCCGTCGATCCGCAGGTGGCCGTTCATGTGCACCGGCCCCTCGAAGTAGTCGCCCGTCATGAACCACGTGTCCGGCGCCTGCGAGTTGACGAGCCACTGGTAGTGCGCGAAGGTCTCAGGCGTGAGCACGACCCTGACCTGCCTGACGGCCCGGTCAACCTGTCCCGTCGAGACAACCGTGAAGAGCGGAAGCCCTAGCGGCCCGCTGCTCATGCCGGTCACGGTGTACCCATACTGGCCGCCGCCGAGCGTCTGCTGCTGTGCTCCGAGCCCCGTAGGGTCCAGGGCAGGGTTGCTCTCGTACAGCTTGCTCAGCCAGACACGGGCGCGCTCGATGCCGCCCTCCGCAAGCCACAGAGCCCGCGTGCTGTCGGCCCGGTACTCAACGACATCGGACTCGCCGACGCCCATGGACAGAAGGGCGACCCCGATGAGGAGCGCCGCTAGGGACATCGCCATGACCGCGACGAGACTCGCCGCGCCCTGCTCCGCACGCCCGCGGGGCGCCCGTGGCCAGTTCCTTCTCTCGCACGCTGGGACCCTCATCGTCTCCCCCCTCGGCATAGGTCGCTCGGCGGCTCGTCGGCCTCTGGAATGCCGACAGCGCTGGGGCGACCCGCCCCGGCTGAGCCGGTCAACTGCAAGCAGTGGTCCACAAGCGACTATGCCATGCATTTGCCAGATTGTCAAGAATCCTGATGGCGCGGAACTCGGTCCATACCGCACCCGGGCGCTCATGCCCTCGTGTGCCAACCTCACTGCCGGTGCTATAATCCCGCCCTTGGCCGCCCAGAGCCGCTGGGTAGTGAGGCCCGGCACGACGCGCAGGGGGAACGCCATGGACAAGCTCACCGGTCCCACTGATCTCGACGGGCTCACGCTCCTCGGGCGCGACGCCAGGCCGGAGCGAAGGCTCGAGACCTTCCCGAACCACCACGCCGGTCGTGACTACGTCGTGACGCTCACGACGGACGAGTTCACCTGCGTCTGCCCCGCGACGGGCCAGCCCGACTTCGCGCATCTCGCCATTGAGTACGTTCCCGCCGAGCGCATCCTCGAGTCGAAGTCGCTCAAGCTGTACCTGTGGTCGTACCGCGACCAGGGCGTGTTCCACGAGCATGTGGCCAACGTCATCCTCGACGACCTCGTGAGGGCCCTCGAGCCCCGGTGGTGCAGGGTGGCCGCGCGGTTCGCCGTCCGCGGCGGGATCGCGATCACCGTCGAAGCGGAGCACGGCAAGCGATGAGCGCGCGCGCCGACGCTCCGGCGCCGACCGGGGCCCCGAGCCGCAACCCGGGCCGCGCCGAGGACGCCCTCCGCGTGACCGTGGCGCTCTTCGTCGGCGTCCTCATCACCTCGAACTTCATCGCCGCCAAGCTCATCACCGTCGGCGGCCTCGTCGTGCCGGCCGCCGTGCTCGTGTTCCCGCTCGCGTACATCATCGGCGATGTGCTCACGGAGGTCTTCGGCTACGCGGCCGCGCGGAAGGCCATCTGGCTGGGCTTCGCGTGCAACGTCGTCGCCGTCGCGTTCTCGCACCTGGCCATCGCGCTGCCGCCGGCGGGGGCGTGGACGCTCCGGCCGTTTCCGGACACGGCGTCGTCGCAGGTCGCGTTCGCCGCGGTGCTGGGGCCGGCGCCGCGGATCGTTGCGGCGTCGCTCGCCGCGTACCTGTGCGGGGAGTTCCTGAACTCGATCGTGCTCGCGAAGCTCAAGGTCGCGACGGGCGGCAGGTTCCTGTGGGTGCGCACGATCGGCTCGACGCTCGTGGGCCAGCTCGCGGACTCCGCGGTGTTCATCACCGCCGCGTTCGCGGGCACGGTGCCCGGCGGCGTGCTCAGGGACATCGTGCTCGTGCAGTGGCTCGTGAAGGTCGGGTTCGAGGCCGCCGCCACGCCTGGCACGTACCTCGTCGTGTGGCGGCTCAAGCGCGCGGTCGGCGTGGAGCACTTCGACACGCGGGTGAGCTTCAACCCGCTGAGGTGGGAGTAGGGCACACCAGGAGCGGCCTACCGTCCGG comes from the Candidatus Effluviviaceae Genus I sp. genome and includes:
- a CDS encoding DUF4900 domain-containing protein, giving the protein MRVPACERRNWPRAPRGRAEQGAASLVAVMAMSLAALLIGVALLSMGVGESDVVEYRADSTRALWLAEGGIERARVWLSKLYESNPALDPTGLGAQQQTLGGGQYGYTVTGMSSGPLGLPLFTVVSTGQVDRAVRQVRVVLTPETFAHYQWLVNSQAPDTWFMTGDYFEGPVHMNGHLRIDGDPWFGARVTASGSYIEAPNSNPTFTAGYQIGVPQVPLPNYNALNQTLRAEAMNGGLHRPSLPGNSSYCEVVLGRGGAAGTLSYRSYSGGTFSGWTDVLLRNLNGAAWFDSPVWIQGTIDGQLTLGCSKEIWITDDLLFAASTPGQGPDPGCDDLLGLVAVEDIYIKDTVPNGTDCELHGIFMSLNRRFQVEGWNNPPARGTLTIWGGIIADQAWRVGTWVQGVARSGYDRNWHYDPRMLRLFPPFFPLTGDMMIVSWAEVIPPEV
- the queF gene encoding NADPH-dependent 7-cyano-7-deazaguanine reductase QueF, which produces MDKLTGPTDLDGLTLLGRDARPERRLETFPNHHAGRDYVVTLTTDEFTCVCPATGQPDFAHLAIEYVPAERILESKSLKLYLWSYRDQGVFHEHVANVILDDLVRALEPRWCRVAARFAVRGGIAITVEAEHGKR
- a CDS encoding queuosine precursor transporter, which gives rise to MSARADAPAPTGAPSRNPGRAEDALRVTVALFVGVLITSNFIAAKLITVGGLVVPAAVLVFPLAYIIGDVLTEVFGYAAARKAIWLGFACNVVAVAFSHLAIALPPAGAWTLRPFPDTASSQVAFAAVLGPAPRIVAASLAAYLCGEFLNSIVLAKLKVATGGRFLWVRTIGSTLVGQLADSAVFITAAFAGTVPGGVLRDIVLVQWLVKVGFEAAATPGTYLVVWRLKRAVGVEHFDTRVSFNPLRWE